A window of the Microvirga terrae genome harbors these coding sequences:
- a CDS encoding helix-turn-helix domain-containing protein, protein MSIRDVLAKNVRKYRQAAGLSQEELAHRAEIDRTYISSIERSVYAATIDVVDRLAKALGVEASDLLVRPRRRSASKIATSAR, encoded by the coding sequence ATGTCGATCCGGGATGTGCTCGCTAAAAATGTAAGAAAGTACCGACAGGCCGCCGGCCTGTCGCAGGAGGAGCTTGCCCACCGGGCGGAGATTGACCGGACTTACATCAGTTCGATCGAGCGCAGTGTCTACGCGGCAACCATTGACGTGGTGGATCGGCTTGCCAAGGCTTTGGGCGTGGAGGCCTCCGATCTTCTTGTCAGGCCGCGAAGGCGGTCCGCGTCAAAGATAGCGACGTCCGCTCGCTGA
- a CDS encoding antitoxin VbhA family protein, whose product MPLLAHLQSSFGSKAILQGGSLFRGQTTTPDHPFWSAEGQIRIERVRAFLKEIAVRKAGALPTPPEEVERRRKFVEAAHHNNLMAGIERDPTTDPIFEAFIRGDIDITDILPAIRSLDTDTE is encoded by the coding sequence GTGCCTCTTCTTGCCCATCTTCAGTCCTCCTTCGGCTCAAAAGCCATACTTCAGGGAGGATCACTTTTCAGGGGGCAGACCACAACGCCCGACCATCCATTTTGGTCGGCCGAGGGACAGATACGTATTGAGAGAGTGAGAGCCTTTCTCAAGGAGATCGCAGTGAGAAAGGCTGGAGCGCTGCCGACCCCGCCGGAAGAGGTCGAGCGCCGGCGCAAGTTCGTCGAGGCGGCCCATCACAATAACCTCATGGCCGGCATTGAACGGGACCCAACAACTGATCCGATCTTTGAGGCGTTCATCAGGGGTGACATCGACATAACGGATATTCTGCCGGCGATCAGGAGCCTTGATACTGACACGGAGTGA